A window of Roseburia hominis A2-183 genomic DNA:
CCCGCAGTCTTTTTTTCACAAACATGGCAAACAGTGCGTACAGCACGGAGCAAAGCGGAATGAACACCAGAATACCCAGGATGCCGAACATGTTGCCGCCGACGGTCACTGCCACCAGCACCCAGATGGAGGGCAGTCCGACGGAACTTCCCACCACGTGCGGGTAGATCAGATTTCCCTCTATCTGCTGCAGCACCAGAAACAGCACCAGAAACCACACCGCCTGCACCGGATCTACCATCACGATCAGAAGCATTCCGATGACACAGCCGATAAATGCGCCGAAAATCGGAATCAGCGCCGTTATCGCAATCACGATTCCGGTCAGCATCGCATACGGCATCCCCAGAATCGACATGGTAATGACAAACAAGGTGCCGAGAATCACCGCCTCCACGCACTGCCCGGACAGGAAACTGGAAAACACCTGATTGGACAGAGCTGCCACCGAGAGAATCTTCTCCGTGGCCTTCTCCGGAAAGACTGCGTACAGAATCTGTTTTGCCTGTCTCGCCAGACGCTCCTTCTGGAACAGCACATAGATGGAAAACGTAAACGCAATCACAAACGTCACCACACCGCTCACGATCCCGGAAAAAATACCAACGCCGGAGCTCACAACCCCCGCCGCAAAATTCTGCACAAACGTCACAATCGAGTCGGCAAGCGATGACCAGTCAATATTAAGCTCCGCCACCGCAGGGGCAAGTGCCGGATAGCTGTCCGGAAGATCTGTCAGCCACTTCTGTACGGCTTTTACCGCAACCGGAACCTGCTGTACAATCATGGAAATCGTATTTCCAAGCTCCGGTATCACGACCACAAGTGCCAGCGTGATAATACCGATCACAAGCGCAAGCGTCAGCAGATAGGCAACGGGTCTTCTCCATTTTGCAAGCTTCCCGTTCTTCGCAAACAGATGCCGCTCGATACTCTTCATCGGAACATTGATCACGAATGCGATCGCGCCTCCAACCAGAAACGGCATCACAATCCCCAGCACAAAATCCACCGCTCCGATCACCACGTCAAAATGCTCCATCCCGCAATAGAGCAGAATCCCAAATGCAATGATCTGCATCATCCGTTTCCGCGTCTCCTTTGATATCTCCATACTTACTCTCTTCCTCTCTTTCTCTCCTACACCACCGCAATCTGCGCGGTTCCCATCCCTACACAGATCAGATAAAGAACCAATAGATGCACCGGGTAGAACGCATAGAACAGGTACTTTATGTTCCATCCGCGCTTTCCATTATAGAACGCAATCGGGATAAACGCCACGATCGCCGGAAGTTCCCAGCAGAACGCCAGGCAGCCTGCCACGATCTGTAATCCCCGCATCTGTCTCGTCATATAAAACACCAGAATTGCGAGCACGCCTTTTGCATCATAATCTGTGTGCAGCAGATAGGCCGCACCCATTCCCCCGAATGTGATGATGACAAGCAGCGCACTGCGCAAAACCGGATGCCACTCCTGCTTTTTCACCACCGCATCAAACAGCATGATCGTAAGAAGCCCGATCAGCAGCGTGAAAAATACATTCTGATAGCCGAATTCCAGTATTTTCCCGGAAAATGCCAGATCGAACGGTATCTCCGACAGCAGGGCAAATCCAAACAACCGAAGTGCATATTTTTTCCGGCTGCCCGTGTAAAAAAATCCCTCCACAAGCAGAAAACAGAAAATAGGGAATGCCACTCTGCCGACGGCGCGCATCGCATAATAGATCTTATAGAGCATCTCACTCCCCTGTCCGGCAATCAGCAGTCTGGCAATGACCGCCGCTCCGATATGGTCGATCAGCATCGTGATGATCGCGATCAACTTCAATGTGCTTCCGCTCAATCCTTTTTGAGGCATCTTCCCCACCGTCCTTTTCTTCCTATGAAAAAAAGAGGAGACCAGGCTGTTTCGTCCATCTCCTCTTCGTGTATGCCGTCCTAACCTACAAATTCTTCCACACATCTGCGGTATGCCGCTACCGGATCCGCCGCCTGTGTGATCGGTCTTCCGACTACGATGTAATCCGATCCGAGTTCCTTTGCCTTTGCAGGTGTCGTCACACGCTTCTGATCTCCCACATCGCCGTCCGCAAAACGCACGCCCGGTGTGATCGTCAAAAACTTTTCTCCGCAGACTGCATGTACCTTACCCGCCTCAAGCGGCGAGCATACGACTCCGTCCAGTCCTGCTTCCATGGTATTTTTCGCATAGTGCATGACCGTCTCATCGATCGGCTTGTCAATCCACAGCTCCTGCTGCATCACTTCCTCGCTCGTGGAGGTAAGCTGCGTCACCGCGATCAGCAGCGGTCTGCTGCCGTCCGCTCTCGTCAGTCCCTCCAGTGCCGCCTGCATCATGCCCTTTGTTCCCGCTGCATGTACATTGCACATATCGACATCCAGTCCCGAGAGAACCGCCATCGCCTTTTTCACCGTGTTCGGAATGTCATGAAGCTTCAGATCAAGGAAGATCTTGTGTCCCATCCCCTTGATGGTACGCACGATGTCCGGTCCTTCCGCATAAAAAAGCTCCATTCCAATCTTGACGAACGGCTTCTCGTCCTTGAACTTCTCAAGAAACGCAATGACTTCTGCCTTACTGTTAAAATCACATGCAATAATAACGTCTTTTCCCATGTCTTCCTCCCGTGTTCTTCACTCGCAAATCATCAGTGCAATTATACACTGCACCAGGGGCTTTGACAAGGCAATTCGCGTTCTGTTGACAGAATCTTTATCCTTGATCCTTTTTCCTTTAATCGCAATAAAACTCCTTCTTTCATCCAAAAATTCCGGTTGTGGCAAGTGATATTCCTGCATCGTTCTGCGTATTGTCGGGATTCCCCATCGTCCTGATTGGAAAAACTGGACAGCGAATCATATAAATGTCTGGGACATCCCTGGTTTGCACTCTTTATCTGTTGGAGTTTCACAT
This region includes:
- the pyrF gene encoding orotidine-5'-phosphate decarboxylase is translated as MGKDVIIACDFNSKAEVIAFLEKFKDEKPFVKIGMELFYAEGPDIVRTIKGMGHKIFLDLKLHDIPNTVKKAMAVLSGLDVDMCNVHAAGTKGMMQAALEGLTRADGSRPLLIAVTQLTSTSEEVMQQELWIDKPIDETVMHYAKNTMEAGLDGVVCSPLEAGKVHAVCGEKFLTITPGVRFADGDVGDQKRVTTPAKAKELGSDYIVVGRPITQAADPVAAYRRCVEEFVG
- a CDS encoding AI-2E family transporter, producing MEISKETRKRMMQIIAFGILLYCGMEHFDVVIGAVDFVLGIVMPFLVGGAIAFVINVPMKSIERHLFAKNGKLAKWRRPVAYLLTLALVIGIITLALVVVIPELGNTISMIVQQVPVAVKAVQKWLTDLPDSYPALAPAVAELNIDWSSLADSIVTFVQNFAAGVVSSGVGIFSGIVSGVVTFVIAFTFSIYVLFQKERLARQAKQILYAVFPEKATEKILSVAALSNQVFSSFLSGQCVEAVILGTLFVITMSILGMPYAMLTGIVIAITALIPIFGAFIGCVIGMLLIVMVDPVQAVWFLVLFLVLQQIEGNLIYPHVVGSSVGLPSIWVLVAVTVGGNMFGILGILVFIPLCSVLYALFAMFVKKRLREREIPESRWNAPSGGAAAAGPEVSDKTGGSGNTAG
- a CDS encoding TraX family protein, producing the protein MPQKGLSGSTLKLIAIITMLIDHIGAAVIARLLIAGQGSEMLYKIYYAMRAVGRVAFPIFCFLLVEGFFYTGSRKKYALRLFGFALLSEIPFDLAFSGKILEFGYQNVFFTLLIGLLTIMLFDAVVKKQEWHPVLRSALLVIITFGGMGAAYLLHTDYDAKGVLAILVFYMTRQMRGLQIVAGCLAFCWELPAIVAFIPIAFYNGKRGWNIKYLFYAFYPVHLLVLYLICVGMGTAQIAVV